The window GAATTTAAAACTAAGTTCTAATGTGGCAGAGAAAAGTTCGAGATTTGAATATTTAGATAAAGACCTCAAAACAAAAGATATTATATATGGAGTAAAAGAATCAATAGATAGTGTTATGGAAAAAACTGTCAAATTGATTAATGAGAGTGATTTGGATAAAGCAATCAATTTATTGATAGCTGCTAAAAATATTTATATATATAGTGTAGGTGTTTCTGGATTAGTTGGTCTTGATTTTTACTATAAATTAAATAGAATTAATAAAAGATGTACTCTTCATACTGATACTCATCTTCAAATAACCTCTTCTGTATTGATGGAAGAAGGGGATGTAGCAGTAGCAATATCGTACTCAGGAGAGACAGCTGAAGTATTGACTTGTGTAGAGAATGCTAGAAAAAATAAAATACCAATTATTTCGATAACTAAAGCTAGTGTAAATAATGAGCTAGAAAAACTTTCGGATATAACTTTAAAAATACCTTTTGTTGAAAAGTCTTTGAGAGAGGGAGCAATGAGCTCTAGAATTTCCCAATTGGCTATAATAGATATGTTATTTATAGGAATTGCAAGGGATAATTTTGAAGAGATCGAGAAAAAACTTATTGCTACAAGAGAAGCTGTTAAAAAATTAAGAAAATAAAGTAAAAAGATAGATTCTAATTTTATTAGAATCTATCTTTTTATAAAAACTACTTTAAATTAGTTTTGAAGAACTCTTCTAATTTATCAAATGGAATCTTATTTATATCAAAATATAAATCCACATGATTGGCATTAGGAATAATAACTAGTTCTTTAGGTTCAGCAGCAGCGTTATATGCATCTTGACTAAAATAAAGAGAGTGAGCATTTTCTCCAGCAACAAATAGTATTGGACGAGGTGATATCTCATCAATATATGTTAATAGAGGGAAGTTCATAAATGATAGAGGCATTGTAGCATTCCATGCAGAATTAGAATTTAAAGAATTTTTATGATATCCTAATTTTTCACGGTAATAATCGAAGAACTCTTTTAAAACTGGATGTGGGTTTTCAGGTAAAGATTCAGGTA of the Cetobacterium sp. ZOR0034 genome contains:
- a CDS encoding MurR/RpiR family transcriptional regulator, which codes for MNILEYLKQNYNSFTDREKLISKYFLENEESIIKLSAKEIGDLTNTSAPTVVRFSKKLGFSSLNELKLNLKLSSNVAEKSSRFEYLDKDLKTKDIIYGVKESIDSVMEKTVKLINESDLDKAINLLIAAKNIYIYSVGVSGLVGLDFYYKLNRINKRCTLHTDTHLQITSSVLMEEGDVAVAISYSGETAEVLTCVENARKNKIPIISITKASVNNELEKLSDITLKIPFVEKSLREGAMSSRISQLAIIDMLFIGIARDNFEEIEKKLIATREAVKKLRK